A single Cucumis melo cultivar AY chromosome 4, USDA_Cmelo_AY_1.0, whole genome shotgun sequence DNA region contains:
- the LOC103494911 gene encoding transcriptional regulator SUPERMAN-like → MDPDLIPTTTTVAATTDQHQSSKTTTEETDQINNEMGSGRSYECVFCKRGFTTAQALGGHMNIHRKDRVKTKPNTPSKPEPFSNHSSNLRPMLTTTAAATTISHHQSFQTYFPTSSTWCLGTTTSSPPHDHQFSYVHNNPQVLNTFKDQNWTTTNMSLASQSSPILALSDRRDKRSDRNGGDDEDDDEELDLELRLGHDR, encoded by the coding sequence ATGGACCCTGACCTTATTCCAACAACCACCACCGTCGCTGCCACTACCGACCAACACCAGAGTTCAAAAACAACAACCGAAGAGACCGATCAAATCAACAACGAAATGGGTAGTGGGCGCTCCTACGAGTGCGTATTTTGCAAACGAGGGTTTACGACGGCTCAAGCCCTAGGTGGCCACATGAACATCCACCGCAAAGACCGTGTTAAAACCAAGCCTAATACCCCTTCTAAGCCTGAACCCTTCAGCAACCATTCTTCAAATCTTCGCCCAATGTTGACGACGACTGCGGCAGCCACGACAATATCTCATCACCAATCTTTTCAAACCTATTTCCCCACTTCTTCCACTTGGTGTTTGGGTACTACTACTTCATCACCACCTCACGATCATCAATTCTCATATGTACATAACAACCCTCAAGTTTTGAATACTTTCAAAGATCAAAATTGGACGACAACGAACATGAGCCTCGCCTCACAGTCGTCGCCTATCCTTGCCTTGAGTGATCGTCGAGACAAGAGATCAGATCGCAATGGTGGTGATGACGAGGACGATGATGAAGAACTTGATTTGGAGCTTCGACTCGGGCATGATCGGTAG